ATGAGAATTTCCGTACCTGATTTATGGCAAAAGGTCATAAACAATATTAAATTGTCCGTAACACCTGAAACTTATAATCTGTGGATTTCACCTATAAAACCTCTAACCCTTGAAAACAATATATTTACTTTAGAAGTGCCAAATATCTATTTTTCACAGTGGATAACAAACAACAAAAAAAATATTGAGCAAATTTTATCCGATTTATGTGGACAACAGATAGCTTTAGAGTTAAAACCACATCAAAATATATCCGACATAATAAAAAAAGTTGAAGATATGCCTGATCATGAAGATGTTCGAGTGCTGATAATGCAGAAAGATCAGATAAATCCTAAATACGTTTTTTCCGGCTTTGTTATCGGCGCTTCAAACAGATTTGCGCACGGATGTTCCGAAGCGGTTGCAAAAAATCCCGGCAAACAGTTTAATCCTTTATTTCTTTACAGCGGAGTAGGACTAGGTAAAACGCATTTGTTAAACGCAATAGGCAATCACATAAAACAGTCAACGCCAAAACTAAAAGCTCTTTACGTCACCTGTGAGAAGTTCGTCACGGAATTTATAGAGTTAATACGATTTGATAAAATATCGTTTTTCAAAAGCAAATACAGAAGTTTAGTAGGAACGAAGTATCGACCCTGTCTAATGTGCTTAATTGGAGTTTTCCGACTTTACTT
This genomic interval from Candidatus Endomicrobiellum trichonymphae contains the following:
- a CDS encoding DnaA ATPase domain-containing protein, yielding MRISVPDLWQKVINNIKLSVTPETYNLWISPIKPLTLENNIFTLEVPNIYFSQWITNNKKNIEQILSDLCGQQIALELKPHQNISDIIKKVEDMPDHEDVRVLIMQKDQINPKYVFSGFVIGASNRFAHGCSEAVAKNPGKQFNPLFLYSGVGLGKTHLLNAIGNHIKQSTPKLKALYVTCEKFVTEFIELIRFDKISFFKSKYRSLVGTKYRPCLMCLIGVFRLYLCLENVCISLDIEY